In the Oncorhynchus tshawytscha isolate Ot180627B linkage group LG17, Otsh_v2.0, whole genome shotgun sequence genome, one interval contains:
- the LOC112216880 gene encoding G-protein coupled receptor 22: protein MHTPPVLISEATMSNVTVFDTSEPSDLDMTQSAAPYPVSFQVSLTGFLLLEIVLGLSSNLTVLVLYCMKQNLITSVSNIVTMNLHVLDVLVCVSCIPLTAVVILLPLEADTALVCCFHEACVSFASVATASNVLAITVDRYDISVRPANRMLTMGRAVTLLGLIWAMSFFSFLVPFMEVGFFSDFGSESVNQTAVASVVHTNEYYTELGLYYHLLAQIPIFFFTAVVMLVTYYKILQALNIRIGTRFQHNQPKKKQRKKKTISLTTATQVESTDASQGSGAVRGGGNPPAVLSMRTSVSVLMALRRAVKRHRERRERQKRVFRMSLLIISTFLLCWTPITVLNTVILSAGPSDFTVKLRLGFLVMAYGTTIFHPLLYAFTRQKFQKVLKSKMKKRVVSVVEAEPMPNNVVIHNSWIDPKRNNKKVTFEETEVRQKCLSSQDLEQNNIVCHP, encoded by the exons ATGCATACCCCTCCTGTGCTGATCTCAGAAGCCACCATGAGCAACGTGACTGTCTTCGACACCTCGGAACCATCTGACCTTGATATGACCCAGTCTGCCGCCCCCTACCCCGTCAGCTTCCAG GTGTCGCTGACAGGGTTCCTGCTGCTAGAGATCGTGCTGGGCCTAAGCAGCAACCTGACAGTGCTGGTCCTTTACTGCATGAAGCAGAACCTCATCACCTCCGtgtccaacatcgtcaccatgaATCTGCACGTCCTAGACGTACTA gtttGTGTGTCTTGCATCCCTCTGACTGCCGTGGTAATACTCCTCCCCCTAGAGGCTGATACGGCGCTGGTCTGCTGCTTCCACGAGGCCTGTGTCTCCTTCGCTAGCGTAGCCACTGCCTCGAACGTGCTAGCCATCACCGTCGACCGCTATGACATCTCAGTGCGTCCAGCCAACCGCATGCTAACCATGGGCCGTGCCGTGACTCTCCTGGGCTTGATTTGGGCTATGTCCTTCTTCAGTTTCCTGGTCCCCTTCATGGAGGTGGGCTTCTTCAGCGATTTTGGCTCAGAGTCCGTCAACCAGACTGCAGTCGCCTCTGTGGTCCATACGAACGAGTACTACACAGAGCTGGGGCTGTATTACCACCTCCTGGCTCAGATCCCCATCTTTTTCTTCACGGCCGTAGTCATGCTGGTGACCTACTACAAGATACTCCAGGCCCTGAACATCCGCATCGGGACCCGCTTCCAACACAACCAACCCAAGAAGAAGCAGCGCAAGAAGAAGACCATCTCCTTGACCACCGCAACGCAGGTGGAATCTACAGATGCGTCCCAGGGCAGCGGGGCAGTCAGAGGGGGCGGAAACCCACCTGCTGTCCTGTCCATGCGGACCTCCGTCTCCGTCCTCATGGCTCTGCGCAGGGCCGTTAAACGCCACCGGGAACGGCGGGAGAGGCAGAAACGCGTCTTCAGGATGTCCCTACTCATCATCTCCACCTTCCTGCTCTGCTGGACGCCCATCACAGTCCTCAACACGGTCATCCTCAGCGCAGGGCCCTCAGACTTCACGGTCAAGTTGCGGTTGGGTTTCCTGGTCATGGCCTACGGGACGACCATCTTTCACCCACTGCTCTACGCCTTCACCAGGCAGAAGTTCCAGAAGGTGTTGAAGAGCAAGATGAAGAAGAGGGTGGTGTCCGTGGTGGAGGCTGAGCCCATGCCCAACAACGTGGTCATTCACAACTCCTGGATCGACCCCAAGAGGAACAACAAGAAAGTCACCTTCGAGGAGACTGAGGTCAGGCAGAAGTGTCTATCTTCCCAGGACCTGGAACAAAACAACATCGTCTGTCATCCATGA